The following DNA comes from Gemmatimonadaceae bacterium.
CCGCGCGGGCGGCGCCGCAGGCTGCGGTACACGTCGCGGCGATGGCCGATGGTCACGACCAACACCTCGAGCCGCTTGTTCGCGATCTCGTAAACGATGCGGTAGTCGCCGACACGAATGCGGTAGAGGTCGTCCTCGCCGCTCAGTTTCTTTGTCCCCGCAGGGCGCGGGTCGGCGGCGAGCTCGTTAATCGCATCAGCAATGCGCTGTGCGGTATCGCTGTCCAGCTTCTTGAGCGCCCGAAAAGCCGCGGGCGCGAGTTCGATCTTGAACGCCATTGGGTCTCCCAATCCCCGGGAGGCCGCGACGCATCGTCGTTACTTCAGTCCCAACTCCGCCTTCGCCTTGCCCCACGCGACGCGTGGGCCCTTCTCCGCGCGTGCCTTCTTCGCGGCGGCAACATCGATGCGATCCTCGAGTTCCTCAAGCAGCTCCAGGTCTTCGACCGGGATCATCGCCACCACGTCCTTGCCGTGGCGATGCAGGATCACACGCTGATGGCGGTATGCGACCTCGTTGACGAGCTCCGCGAACTTCCCCCGAGCTTCACTTGCCGGTACACGAGTCATACTGCAGGACACTCCTTGCGGGTCGATCGACGAGCGACGAGCCGCGACGCGGAGGAACGGCCAGGTCGTGGGCGCACTCCTCGTTGGTGCACGCGCTCCAGGTCCTCTGGACTGCGCCCGGGACGGTGTCCCGGTTCATTCACCTCAGGGCGGCATCCCGCCGGCCTGAGGCCCCGCAGAGATTCCCTCCACGAGTTCGCTGGGCATGCCAGCGTTCGCCGATCCAACGATCTTCCCGATCGCCGAGCCGCATCTCGCGACCAGCAGCGCTCCGTACAGTTTGCACGAATCGTACAAATTGTGCAAGTGCCCCGAGGAGCCGTGCCGATGGCGGACCGGCCCTTTCAGGTGCCCGCCGGTGGCAGCAGCGCGAGAAAGCTCTCCATGGCCTCCCGCGAGGTCCGAACGAGATCATCGGCGACCTCGGTCAGCGCGCGGCGCAACGCAGCGGATCCCAACGCCTCACGGCGCGACACGAGCGGTACCATCGGACGCGGACGAGGAACGAGCGAGGCCACGTGACCGCCGACGATCGCGACGCTATCATCGTCGTAGATGAAGAACGCGATGCCGCTTTCGAGGGACGGATTGAGCTGGTCCGTGTGAAACGTGATGCCGCCGCCGGCGACGCAGTCGTACGCTTCACCGGCAACGCGGTGGATGGCCTCACCGGACCGCGTCGAAAGGACGAGGCCCGCGCTTTCGAGCGTCGTGAACAACGACTGAAGTGCGCGCTGCGCGTCGGTGCGGAGCTGCGCCAGAGCGGCCTGGTGTCGCGCCTGATCCTTGACGCGCCGACGTACTGGCACAGGTCAACAAGGTGAATCACCGCAAGGAGTTTTTCCGAACGGATCTTGCTCACATCCGGCAGGAGATCGAATCGTTGGGACTCACGGCGACGTGGACGATGGCCGCAGCGGCTCGCGAATACCGTGAGAGTCTTACGATCGAGCGCGCGATTGCGGATGACCCGCAGAAGCGGGACGCTTGGGTTAATCGGCAGCTGTGGTCGAACACGGGTTCGAGGACGATCGTGACGCTACGTCTGTATCCCCCTCGGTCGAATTCCGGGCGACCGAACCCGTCGCGCCGATGCAGCAAGGCGACGCCGTCGCGATCGACGCAGGCAGTGTTCGCGCGAAGTCGCCACATCGGGCGTCCATTTGACCGAGTCAAAGAAATCGACAGCGAACTTTCCTAGTCAACGGCCCCTTTCGCCGAGCGACTTTCTGCTGTCATGCGACGGGTTCGCGGGTCCGTAAGACCGCGCACGAGAGAGATGCACGCGCGGTCGCGAGGTGTGTTTCCCATGCTCCATCCATCTCGGTCTGCACGCGATCTGCGCGATTCGCTCTCGTGGGTGGTCGTGGGCCGCAAATTCCGAAACGCGATTTACACGCGCCGCCGGCGATCGTGATCAACGACCCGTTCGTCGCGATTCTGGCCAACGGGCGGTGCGCTTGGGCACATAATTCAGAACGGTAACGACCGTGCGATCATCGTCGGCGTGATGCGCGACGTGAAGCAGGGCGATATCCTCGACGCGCCCGAACCGCAGTGCTATCGGCCGCTGGCGCAGAAGGGAACCACGACGCTCACGGTCGTGGTTCGTGTCGCGAGCGGTGATCCGACACGGCTCGCGGCCGCGTCACCGGCGGCGGTAACCCAGCTCGATCCATCGCTGCCGATCTACAATGTCGCGCAACGCACGCGCGAGCTTGGCCTTCGCGTGGCGTTGGGCGCCGAAGCGGGGCGGTTGATTGCGTTCGTGCTGCGCGGCAGCGCGGCGGCGACGTTCGGCGGTCTCGCGATCGGACTCGCGGCGTCGATCGTGGCGGCGCTGATTGTCGCACACGCTCTACGGCATCACCAGCGCGGACCTCGCCGTGTTTCTCGTCATGCTGCCGATTCTCGCCCTGGCATCACTGCTCGCGGTATTCGGACCGGTGCGCCGCGCCAGCGCGGCCGATCCGATGCTGGCGCCCCGCGCGGATTAGTTGTCCGTGAGTCCCACGAGCGCGATGAGCTTGAGCGCGTTGCGCGACGTCGCGAGCCCTGGACGAAGGCGATAGTCGAACCACATCTCCGGACCCGTCGGCGTCTCTCTGAACTGTTCGACGAAGTAGATCGGCCGCGCATGCGTGGCGAGCGCGGGCTCGTCGGCCAATCCCGTGTCGTGCGTCGCGATCGCGCCGATCGCGCCGGCGCGCAGCAGATGACTGACGACCGCGACGACCGCGAGGCGCCGCTCCTCGGTGTTGGTGCCGTGCAGCATCTCGTCCGCGAGGTAGAGGAGCATCGGCCCGTCGCCGGAGCTCGCGGCGTCGACAATGCTCTTGAGGCGGAGCACCTCGGCCATGAAGAGTGAGAGTCCCGCCTCGAGCGCGTCCCGAATGTGAATGCTCGTTCGCAATTTCACGCGGGACATGCGCAGCGTCGTCGCACACACCGGCGCGCCGACTTGCGCGAGCACGGCGTTCAGGCCGATCGAGCGGAGCAGCGTGCTCTTGCCCGCCATGTTCGAGCCCGTGATGAGCACGAATGTGTCGCGCGGGCCCACGGTGAGGTCGTTCGCGACGCGCGTCGTCGACGGCAGCAGGGGATGCCCGAGCGCCGTCGCTTCGATCGACGTCGACTCTTCGTCGGCGAAGATCGGCATCGGCCACGCTGGATTGTCGTGCGCGAGCGCGGCGAGCGCGCTACACGCCTCGAGCTCGCCGAGCGCACGCAGCCATGCCCGCACCGAACGGCCGTGCGCGGTACGCCAGTCGTCGAGCGCGCGCACCACGTGAATATCCCAGAGCACGAGCATCTGGAGAATAGCGTGCGCCATCGGGGAGAATCGCAGCTCGCCCCAATGCGCGATCCGCGCAAGGCGCGCGAACGCCGACGCGTTCGGAGGCTCGATGCGCGACTCCAACTCCTTTAAGAGCGGCGCCTCGAGCTCGGCGGACCGCGCATGCGCGAACATCGCGGCGATGTTATCGAGACTGAACCCGCGCGCCGACGCGGCGTGCAGGCCGCGCTCGATGCCGGCGCGATTTTTCGCGATGAGCGACACGTTGATCACGCACAACAGGGCGAGCACGACCCACAACGGTGGTTGCACGAACGTGACGAACAGCGCAATCACGGTGACGACGGCGAGCACGCGCGCGGTCCACGCGTGACCGGCGGGCAAATGCACGTCGTCCGATTCGGCCCATGCGAGAAACGATTCGATCGACGCGTTGTCGTGCCCGGCGCGCGCGCCGATCACGCCGAGCCGCTCTCGCCAATCCGTGCGCGGCGCAAGCTCGGCGACTGCTTGCTGGCGCCGGCGAAGCTCGGGAACGAGCAACGGTGATTCGGCGAGCAGCCACTCGAGCAACACGGGACGTCCCGCGACGCTGCTCACGGGTCCGAGCAACCGCGCGAGCGACACATCGCCGAACAAATTCAAATCGGCGGCGAATGCGTGATTCGGCGGTGCGCTGAACGACGCGGCCGGAGGAAGGCTCGGCCAATCGCGCGTGACGCGGGCCGCGCCGGTGTCGCATGCGCGCGCGAGTGCCTCATGCTGGCGAACGGTTGCGGTGAATCGCCGATGGCGGGCGACGAGCCACGCGAAGAGGGACAACGAAAGAATGGCCGCGATCGTGGCCGGCCCGCGTGTACCGCGCGACACGAATGTACCGACGACCAACACTCCCGCGACGAACACGAGAAGTCGGACGCGTCCCGTCCAGGCCACGGTGTGACCGACGCGTGCCACGACCTCGCGATGCGCCGCGGCGCGCGCGCGATAATCGTCCGCGACGCGGTTGTCCGCCGAAGCGGCGTTCGCGTCGGCTCCCGAGTTCATGTCGTCCGTCCGCCGATCTGAAGTTACAGAAACCTATGCGGGCTGATCGGCGCGCCCTATCACGTGCACGCAGCCACGACGGCTACGGCTGCAATGGCTGCTACGGCGTGAACGACGACGTGACCGCGTAGCGCCCGCCGCCGAGCGGCATGACGTTGGTTCCGAGCAGGAAGCGGTCGATGCGATTTCGCCGGTGACTGTGCGCGTAGTGCACGATCTTGTTCCCGAACAGAATGCCCACGAACGCGCCGGCCGCGATGTCGCTGGCCCAGTGTTGATCGAGGTACATGCGCGTCAGTCCGGGGACGGCGGCGGCCGTATACAGTATCGGTCCGGCGATCCACATCGCCTTGTGATTCCGCTCGCCGATCTCGGCGGTCAGCGCCGCGGCCGTTGCGTACGCCGCGGCGGAATGGAGCGAAGGAAAGGAGCGATGATCGAAGCTCGTGAAGCCGGAGCCCGCCTTGAATGTCGACGCGCTGCTATCGGAAACGACGCGCGGCCGCGCGCGGCCGATCGGTCCGCGAATGAGCTCGCTCGTCACGTCCGTCGTCGCCATCGCCTCGAACCAATGCGCGCCGACGTCCGACAGCATGCTCGAGCCTGCCAGTCGACCAACGCCGTAGGTGAGGATCGACGCGATCGTGAGCGGCGTTTCGTTGACGTGGGTCAACGCGTTGACGAGATCGTGGCGCGATTGGCCGTCCTGCACCTGAGGCGACTGAAACCAGCGCGCGATCTTCGTGTCGTATTGCGCGATGATCACGGTGCCTGCGACCGCACCAGCCGTGTAGTACAGATCGCGTCGCGTAAAGAAAGTCTTGTCGACCGAATCCCTACGGTCTTGCGCCGCCAATGACAATGCGGGCGCGACGGCCAGCAGCAGGCCGAGGCAGATGGTTCTGTTCGTTTTGATCACGCCCGGCGAGCCAAGCAAAATGCTCGCCGTGGCGAATCACGCGACCCACCGTTCCACAGCGTCATGCATGAGTTTGAGCTGTCGCGCGAGACGCACCAGCCGTTGGTAAACGATTGGTGAGCGTTTGGCATCCGGTAGCGGCACGCTGCCGACCGGCGGAAATGGTGCCGGTGCGCGGCCGCTCGCCACCGCGTCGGCGAGATCGGCGAACACCGCGTCCACCGTCCGCGCGAACGGCTCGAGCGGCGGGTCGGCCGGCGTTGCGTTGGTGGCGTTGCCGACCAGCGCCAGTGCCGCACTCGAGGCAGCAAGGCGTCGCGTGTACACGAGCACCGTCATGATCGCCTCGAGATGTTCGGGCGGTCCGCGATGCTCGCTCAGTAATCGCTGAAATGATTCTTCGGCGTTCGATGCGGCGAGGGCCAGGCGGCGGCGGGCATCGCGCAAGCGTCCGATGTCGGCGCGCGGATCACCGAGGAGCACGATGGCGCCATCGAACAACTCCTTCGTCGCGCGCAGCGACGCGGCCGCGAATTCGGGAAGGCGCTGCCGCTCCTCGCCCGGCCACAACACGGTCGCGCCAATCAGCGCCAATGCACCGCCGATGAGCGTGTTCACGATGCGCAGTCCCGCCAGATGCCAGTCGCCGGCACTCGTTTCGGCGAGCAGCACGAACGCCGGCGTGCCGAACACCGCGTAGGCGCCGTAGTTGAGCGGCAGCAGCGCGACGCACAGCATGGTGAACACGGCGATGACGACCAGAACCACGGCGTCGCCGTGAAACACGGCGGTGAGCCCCGCGACGAACATCGCTCCCAGCACCGTGCCGACGATACGCTGCAATGCTTTCTGGCGCGTCGCCGCCGCGAAGGGCTGCAGAATGACGACCGCCGTGAGCGTGACCCAGTAGCCGTGATTGAGGTGCAGTGCGGTGCTCAGCAAGACGGCGGCGGTGGTGACGATCGCGATGCGCAGCGCGTGATGCAGCACGCTCGAGTCGGGACGAACAATCGCGCTCGGCGAGAACAAAACCGGCGGGGGCTCGGGCTCGCCGATGTCGATGTGCTCCGCGTCTCCGCGCACCGGATGCCCCGTGTTGAGCGATGCAACGACGGCTGCCGCGGTGTTCGCATAGTCGGCCATCCGCGCGAGCAGATCGGCCACACCCGGCGCCGAGGCGCGAAGGACGTCCACATTCCACGCGACGTGAATGCGTGGAATGCCGGTCTCCGACTCGATGCCGGCGGCGATGGCCTCGAGTGTCGCGGCAATGTCGCGGAGTTGTTCCGGGAGCACGACGTTGAGAACGGCGGCATGTGCCTGCGACAGGGCAGCCGTTTCCTCGAGCAGCGCGATCAGATGCACGAACGACTGGTCGGCGATCTCGTGCAAAACGAGCAAGCGTTCGCCGCGGCCGGTTTCGGTCGCGCGCGCGCGGCGTGAGAGCGCGATCGTGGTGCGCGCGCTTTCAATGGCTGTTCGCACCGCGACGAGCTCGCCTGTTAAATCGGCGGGATTGACCGGACCTGCCGCGGCGAGGTCGTCGGCCTGCGCCGTCGCCAGGCGTGCGACCGCGCGGTAGCATTCGGCCACGCGCAGGCGGACCGGGCGGTATGGCCGCAGCGGCCACAGTACCGTGGAGAGCACCATCGCCCACAGACCGCCCGCGACGATGTAGCCTCCGCGAACGAACGCGGCCTCGACGGTGGCGGCGGGAATCGCGAGCGCGATGGCGAAGGTGACGAGGATGGTGACGCCAAAACCTGGTCCAAAATCCGGCCACGCGCGTGCGAGGCCGCACAGCATGGCGATCACGAAGGTCGCAACGGTTGCCGCGACGACGTGGCCGCCGAGCAGGCTGCCCGGCACGACGGCGGCGGCGCTGGCGATCGCGAGAGCGGTGAGGATGCGGGCGCGAAGGCGGTACGGGCCGCCGCGGTCCATGATCGCGCCGTTGAGACCGGCGAGGCTCATCCAGGTACCGGCGCCGGGCGGCAGGTATGGCGCGGCGAGCAGGGGCAGGACCGTGGCGAGCGCGGCGCGAAAACCAGCCGCATACGCCGGCTTGGCGTCGGCGACCGTGGATGCCGACCGAGCATCGTGTAAGGTGCGGCGCACTAAGCCGTTAGCATTCGGCAGCGTCAGTGCTTCGCCCTCCAACGATCATGTGATATCTCGCGTATTCCAATGAGTATGGAAGGTACCGGCGCCCCCCCAGCTCGGGGCAGGGCGCCGCTTTTGTTCGATCATGATCGACCATGATGCCGGTCGGTAGCTTTCGGCCGGCAGTTTCCTATCTCCCGCCCACGACATGTCTGCTCGTCCGCTCCTTCTGTTGCTGGCCACCGTCGCGTTCGTTTCGCTCGGTGCCTGCGAGAAGCAGAAGTCTGAATCAGTCACGCTTCCCACGACTACTGTTTCGCGCGGCGACATCGCCGTCCGGGTGCAAGCCACGGGTACCGTCGAGCCAATCGACCCCGTGGACATCAAGTCCAAAGCCGGTGGCGCGATCATCAAGCTTCCGGTCGACGTCGGCAGCGTGGTCAAGGCGCACCAGGTGCTCGCGGTGATCGACCCGCGCACCGTGCAAAACAACTACGACCAGGCGGTGGCGGACGACGTCGTGTCGCGCACCTCGCTCCAGACGGTGCTGCGCGACCAGGCGCGCAAGGACACGTTGTTCTCGCATCATGTCATCACGGCGGCGCAGCACGACAGCACGAAGTCGGCGGTGACGGCGGCGCAATCGGACATGATCAACAAGCGGGCGGCGTTGGATCTGGCGCGCCAGGCGCTCGAGGACGCGACGATCGAGGCGCCGATCAGCGGCACCGTGATCTCGCGCGGCGTGACGCAAGGAACGATCGTGACGCCCGCAACGGGCCAGGCGAACGGCACCACGCTCCTGACGCTCGCCGATCTCAGTCGCGTCCGTATGCGCGTGACGATCGACGAAGTCGAGATGGCGAACATTCGCGTGGGTGAATCCGCCACGGTCGCGGTCGACGCTTTTACCGATCGCACGTTCAGCGGCGTCATCGAGAAGATCGAGCCGCAAGCGGTCGTGACACAGGGCGTCACGTTCTTCCCGGTGCAGGTCACGATCGACAACCGTGAAGGATTATTAATGCCCGGAATGAACGGCGAAGTCACCATCAAGGCGGCAGACCTGTCGAACGTGGTGCAGATTCCAATCGACGCCATTCGTCCGACGAACGAGCTCGCGCCCGTCGCGCGCATGTTCGGCATTTCGGTGGACACGCTGATCAACACGCTGCGCCGCGATCTCGTGTCGACGGAGGGAACGACGGGGCTGCCCGGACGGTACGTCGTGGTGCAGCTGCCCGACGGCTCGTTCGAGATGCGTCTCGTGAAGATCGGTCCCACCGATCTTCGCGTCGCCCAGGTCATCGACGGCGTCAAAGAAGGCGACAAGGTCGTGCTGCTCGGCTCGATCATCACCAGCCGGCCGGCTGTCCCGCCGCGATTGCAGATCGCGTCGAACATGCGGCGCGGTGCAACGAATACGGCGACCCCCACCAAGCAAGCGGGCGCGCCCGCACAGGCAGGACAGGCTACGAAACCGTGAAGGCTCTGGCAGTTGTAACAGTTCTCTGTATGATGGGCGCCGCGTGCAGGACGTCGGCGCCGAAGATCGACGGAGTCGCGCCCGTTCCGGCGGCTCCCAGTGCGACGTGGACGCCGCCAGCCTCGGTTCAGGCCGAAGCGCAGCATGACCGTGCGGCGTCGAACTCGCCCGTAACCTCCGGTGCGCACCAGTACACGCTGGCGGAAGTCGTCGACGTCGCGCTGCGCAACAGCCCCGCGACGCGACTTTCCTACGCGCAGGCGCGCGCAGCCGCGGATGTGTACGGATCGAGCGAAGGGCGCATCTATCCGTCGCTCACCGCGGGCGTCACCAGCACGCGTGCCTTGTCGGTTGCGGCCGCGGGTCGCGCGCCGGTGGAGCGCACCGTTTACGGCCCGTCGCTGACGCTCGCGTACACGGTGCTCGACTTCGGCGGGCGCAACGGTTCGATCGACGTCGCGCGGCAGACGGCGGTGGCCGCCGATCTCACGCACAACGCGACGGTGGAGAGCACGATTCTGCTCGTCGAGTCGGCCGCGTTCACCTATCTCTCGACGCGCGCGCAGCGCGATGCGCAGCAGTCGTCGCTGGATCTGGCGACGCGCGCGTTGGATGCCGCGAACGAGCGTCATCGGGTCGGCCTCGCGACGATCGCCGACGTGCTGCAGGCGCAAACGGCCAGGTCGCAGGCCGAGCTCGAGCTCGAGACGCTCGAGGGCCAGATGCAGGTGACGCGCGGTTCGCTCGCGGTCGCGATGGGCATTCCGGCGAACAGCGCGTTCGACGTTCCGGAATTTCGCGCGGCGGACTCGGTGTACTTCGTCACGGAGTCGGTGGACTCGCTCGTCGAGCGGGCGGTGCGGACCCGGCCGGAGCTGGCGTCGGCGCGCGCGCAGGCGGCCGCGGCGAGCTCGGAGATTCGCGTTGCGCGCTCCGGCTATCTGCCGGCGCTGACCGTCGGCGCGACGGGCGCTCGCAACGGTTCGAACGTTTCTACCTTTTCAGGAAACACGTATACCGTGAACCTCGGCGTTGCGGTGCCCGTGTTCTCGGGATTCTCGAATCAGTTCGACGTGGGCGCGGCCTCGGAGCAGTATCAGGCGGCGATCGCGCGCACCGAGGCGACGAAGGCGCAGATCATTCAGCAGGTCTTCACGGCGTACTATCTGTTGAAGACGGCGACGAACCGCGTGCGCACGTCGCGCGACCTGCTCGCGAGCGCGACGCAGTCCGAAGTGGTGGCGCGCGAGCGCTATCGTGAGGGCGTCGGCACGATCGTCGACCTGCTCGTGGCGCAATCGGCGCTGGCCAGCGCCAAGGCGCAGGAGATCGACGCGCGGTGGCAGTGGCGGAGCGCCCTCGCGCAACTGGCGCACGACGTCGGCGTGCTGGATGCGCGGGGGGAGCCGATCTTCCCGACGCTGACGCCGGCGCCGGACGTGAGACCGGATAACAAATGATGAATATTGATTCAATGATTAATAGACTGTCATTCCGAGCGGCAGCGAGGAATCTGCCGTCCGGTCGGATTGGCCAGTCACTCCACCGCGACGCCAGATTCCTCGCGTCGCTCGGAATGACAGGCATCGCGCTCGCCGCCTGCGCCAAACCCGCGCCGCAAAAAACGCCGCCGGTGCCCGTGGAGCTTGCGGCCGCGGCGAAGATCGCCGCGCCGCTCGACGTCCAGGCGAACGGCGTCGTCGAGCCGCTGCAGACCGTGGCCGTGCAAGCGCAGGTCGGCGGCACGCTCGAGACGGTCGCGTTCAACGAAGGCGACGACGTGCAGGCCGGGCAGCTGTTGTTCAAGATCGACCCGCGTCCGTTCGAGGCCGCGCTTCGACAGGCGGAAGCCGCCGCGGCGCGCGACGAGGCCACCGCCGCCAACGCGCAGCGCGACGCCGACCGATACAAGGCACTCGTCGAAAAGGATTACGTCACGAAGTCGCAGGCCGATCAGGCGGCGTCCGCCGCCGCCGCCGCGCAGGCCACATTGCAGGCCAGCCGTGCGGCCGTCGACAATGCGAAACTCAATCTGAACTACACGACGATTCGCGCGCCGATCGCCGGGCGCACCGGCCGGCTGCTGGTGCGGCAGGGCAATCTCGTTCGACCCGGCGCCGATCCACTCGTGGTCATCAACACACTGCACCCGATCCTCGTCCGCTTTCCCGTCGTGCAGCACGACTTTCCCGCGCTGCAGCGCCGCATGCAGAGCGGCACCGTCACCGTGCGCGTCGTCACGGCGGACAGCGGCAAGGTCAACGAAGCGGGCACGCTGGCGTTTCTCGACAATGCGGTGGATTCGCTCACGGGAACCGTCACCGCCAAGGCCCGATTTCAGAATCAGACCAACAGCTTGTGGCCAGGCGAATACGTGCGCGTCGCGGCGGAGCTCGACGTACAGGCGGGGGCGGTCGCCGTGCCAACGCGTGCGGTGCAGTCCGGACAGGAAGGCAATTACGTGTTCGTCGTCGGCAATGACAACGTCGCGAAGCTTCGACAGATCACCGTGGGTCGAGCGGTGGGTCAGATGACGACGATCGACAAGGGACTCGACGCCGGCGAGGAAGTGGTCGTCGACGGGCAATCGCGGTTGACGCCAAACGCGCGCGTGGATGTGAAGAACGCGCCGACGGCCACCACGCAGGCGGGGGCGGTGCGATGAATTTCTCCGAGCTGTTCATTCGGCGGCCCGTCACGACGGTGCTCGTGATGGCGGGCATTCTGTTCTTCGGCATTACCGCGTACCGACGATTGCCGGTGAGCGATCTGCCGACGGTGGATTACCCGACCATCACCGTCAACGCGAGCCTGCCGGGTGCCAGCCCGGAGACGATGGCGTCCGCCGTGGCGACGCCGCTCGAGAAACAGTTCTCGACCATCGCCGGCATCGACAACATGACGTCGACGTCGACGCTCGGCTCGTGTTCGATCACGATTCAGTTCACGCTCGACCGGAGCATCGACGCCGCGGCGCAGGACGTTCAGGCGATGATCGCCAAGACGCTCAAGAACCTGCCGCCGGGCATCATTCCGCCGTCGTATCAGAAGGTGAATCCGGCCGATCAGCCGATCGTGTTTTACGGATTCACGTCCGACCTGATGCCGATCTCGACGCTGGACAAGTACGCCGAATCGTTCATGGCGCAACGCATCTCGATGATCCCGGGTGTCGCGCAGGTGAACGTGTACGGGTCGGCGAAGTACGCGGTGCGCGTTCAGGTCGATCCCAATACGCTCGCCAGCCGGCAGATCGGCATCGATGAAGTCGCCGACGCGATCAACAGTCAGAACGTGAACCTGCCGACGGGCGTCTTGAACGGCCCGAACAAGACCTACACCGTGCAGGCGAACGGGCAGCTCGACAACGCGGCGAGCTTCGCGCGCCTGGTGGTCGCGTACCGCAACGGCGCACCGGTGCACCTGGGCGAGCTCGGGCTGGTGCTCGACGACGTCCAGAACAACAAGTCGATCGCCTGGTTCGCGGAAAAGAGTCACTTCACGCGCGGCGTCATTCTCGCCATTCAGCGCCAGCCCGGCACGAACACCGTGGCCGTCGCCGACGCCGTGAAGGCGACGATGAATCAGCTGCAGAAGCAGATTCCCGCCAGCGTGAACATGACGCTCATGTACGACCGCTCGGCGACGATTCGCGAGTCGGTGAGCGACGTGAAGTTCACGCTCGTGTTGACGCTGTTCCTCGTCATCGCGGTGATCTTCCTGTTCCTGCGCAACGTCTCGGCGACGCTCATACCGAGCCTCGCGCTGCCGATCTCGGTGATCGGCACGTTCGC
Coding sequences within:
- a CDS encoding type II toxin-antitoxin system RelE/ParE family toxin, whose amino-acid sequence is MAFKIELAPAAFRALKKLDSDTAQRIADAINELAADPRPAGTKKLSGEDDLYRIRVGDYRIVYEIANKRLEVLVVTIGHRRDVYRSLRRRPRG
- a CDS encoding type II toxin-antitoxin system Phd/YefM family antitoxin, which encodes MTRVPASEARGKFAELVNEVAYRHQRVILHRHGKDVVAMIPVEDLELLEELEDRIDVAAAKKARAEKGPRVAWGKAKAELGLK
- a CDS encoding phosphatase PAP2 family protein, with the protein product MIKTNRTICLGLLLAVAPALSLAAQDRRDSVDKTFFTRRDLYYTAGAVAGTVIIAQYDTKIARWFQSPQVQDGQSRHDLVNALTHVNETPLTIASILTYGVGRLAGSSMLSDVGAHWFEAMATTDVTSELIRGPIGRARPRVVSDSSASTFKAGSGFTSFDHRSFPSLHSAAAYATAAALTAEIGERNHKAMWIAGPILYTAAAVPGLTRMYLDQHWASDIAAGAFVGILFGNKIVHYAHSHRRNRIDRFLLGTNVMPLGGGRYAVTSSFTP
- a CDS encoding FUSC family protein, with product MRRTLHDARSASTVADAKPAYAAGFRAALATVLPLLAAPYLPPGAGTWMSLAGLNGAIMDRGGPYRLRARILTALAIASAAAVVPGSLLGGHVVAATVATFVIAMLCGLARAWPDFGPGFGVTILVTFAIALAIPAATVEAAFVRGGYIVAGGLWAMVLSTVLWPLRPYRPVRLRVAECYRAVARLATAQADDLAAAGPVNPADLTGELVAVRTAIESARTTIALSRRARATETGRGERLLVLHEIADQSFVHLIALLEETAALSQAHAAVLNVVLPEQLRDIAATLEAIAAGIESETGIPRIHVAWNVDVLRASAPGVADLLARMADYANTAAAVVASLNTGHPVRGDAEHIDIGEPEPPPVLFSPSAIVRPDSSVLHHALRIAIVTTAAVLLSTALHLNHGYWVTLTAVVILQPFAAATRQKALQRIVGTVLGAMFVAGLTAVFHGDAVVLVVIAVFTMLCVALLPLNYGAYAVFGTPAFVLLAETSAGDWHLAGLRIVNTLIGGALALIGATVLWPGEERQRLPEFAAASLRATKELFDGAIVLLGDPRADIGRLRDARRRLALAASNAEESFQRLLSEHRGPPEHLEAIMTVLVYTRRLAASSAALALVGNATNATPADPPLEPFARTVDAVFADLADAVASGRAPAPFPPVGSVPLPDAKRSPIVYQRLVRLARQLKLMHDAVERWVA
- a CDS encoding efflux RND transporter periplasmic adaptor subunit; protein product: MSARPLLLLLATVAFVSLGACEKQKSESVTLPTTTVSRGDIAVRVQATGTVEPIDPVDIKSKAGGAIIKLPVDVGSVVKAHQVLAVIDPRTVQNNYDQAVADDVVSRTSLQTVLRDQARKDTLFSHHVITAAQHDSTKSAVTAAQSDMINKRAALDLARQALEDATIEAPISGTVISRGVTQGTIVTPATGQANGTTLLTLADLSRVRMRVTIDEVEMANIRVGESATVAVDAFTDRTFSGVIEKIEPQAVVTQGVTFFPVQVTIDNREGLLMPGMNGEVTIKAADLSNVVQIPIDAIRPTNELAPVARMFGISVDTLINTLRRDLVSTEGTTGLPGRYVVVQLPDGSFEMRLVKIGPTDLRVAQVIDGVKEGDKVVLLGSIITSRPAVPPRLQIASNMRRGATNTATPTKQAGAPAQAGQATKP
- a CDS encoding TolC family protein produces the protein MMGAACRTSAPKIDGVAPVPAAPSATWTPPASVQAEAQHDRAASNSPVTSGAHQYTLAEVVDVALRNSPATRLSYAQARAAADVYGSSEGRIYPSLTAGVTSTRALSVAAAGRAPVERTVYGPSLTLAYTVLDFGGRNGSIDVARQTAVAADLTHNATVESTILLVESAAFTYLSTRAQRDAQQSSLDLATRALDAANERHRVGLATIADVLQAQTARSQAELELETLEGQMQVTRGSLAVAMGIPANSAFDVPEFRAADSVYFVTESVDSLVERAVRTRPELASARAQAAAASSEIRVARSGYLPALTVGATGARNGSNVSTFSGNTYTVNLGVAVPVFSGFSNQFDVGAASEQYQAAIARTEATKAQIIQQVFTAYYLLKTATNRVRTSRDLLASATQSEVVARERYREGVGTIVDLLVAQSALASAKAQEIDARWQWRSALAQLAHDVGVLDARGEPIFPTLTPAPDVRPDNK
- a CDS encoding efflux RND transporter periplasmic adaptor subunit; this translates as MTGIALAACAKPAPQKTPPVPVELAAAAKIAAPLDVQANGVVEPLQTVAVQAQVGGTLETVAFNEGDDVQAGQLLFKIDPRPFEAALRQAEAAAARDEATAANAQRDADRYKALVEKDYVTKSQADQAASAAAAAQATLQASRAAVDNAKLNLNYTTIRAPIAGRTGRLLVRQGNLVRPGADPLVVINTLHPILVRFPVVQHDFPALQRRMQSGTVTVRVVTADSGKVNEAGTLAFLDNAVDSLTGTVTAKARFQNQTNSLWPGEYVRVAAELDVQAGAVAVPTRAVQSGQEGNYVFVVGNDNVAKLRQITVGRAVGQMTTIDKGLDAGEEVVVDGQSRLTPNARVDVKNAPTATTQAGAVR